Within Caproicibacterium argilliputei, the genomic segment AATCGTGTACTGGCTGATGAGTTCGAGAATCTTGGCGTGCCGTCGTGTTTTCATAGCAGATACTCCTTTCCGCAGTGCTCAGGTACTGCCGAGTTTTTGGTTCAAAATCTGATAGAAATGATGCTGTTTAAGCTTCAGCAGCCGCGCCGTATGCGGCGAGCGGCTGATGGTAACCTGCTGCCCCTGGCACAGCGGAATCGCTCGGTCGCCGTCAACCGAAAGATATGCCTTGGCATCTGCCGTCAAAAAGGTCTGAACGGTCAGACGAGCCTCCTCTGAAAAGACAACCGGCCTGCTGTTCAGCGCGTGCGGGCAAATGGGTGTCAACAGAAAACTGCGCATGACCGGATCCAGCACCGGGCCGCCCGCAGAAAGTGAGTAAGCAGTGCTGCCGGTCGGCGTTGCAAAGATCAAGCCGTCCGCCCGGTAGCGTGCCATCGCCGTCTGGTTTAATCCCACCTGAAAGTCGATAATCCGCGAAAGCGCGCCGCGCGCGATGACCACATCATTGAGTGCATCAATCCGCTGTACCCCCTGCTCGTCCGCAAATTCAGCGCGCAACAGCAGTCGATTCTCAATCGTGTAATTTCCCTCTGCCAGATGGGAAAGCAAGTGCAGCTCATTTGGCTCCAGTTCTGCAACAAAACCGAGTCTGCCGGTATTAACGCCCAGAATCGGCTTGCCGGCCATGGCTGCACACCGTGCCTCGCGGATAATGGTGCCATCGCCGCCCACAGCAATTGCCGCATCGCAGCCGGAAAACAGTTCTTTATCGTCAGGCGCCCAACAGTCCGCCGCAAAGCCATACTGCCGGTTCGCTATGCGCATCCATACCTGTATGCCCAGGGCGTGCAAGCGGTCAATCGTTTCTGCCACACACCGTGCCGCATTCTTTTTTTCCAGATTGGGCAGCAGCGCAATCTTCATTTTTTGTCACCGCCGTTCAGCACACGGTGAGACTCCTCAACCAATGCAGAGATATCCAGTGCCACCGACTGCGGTTCCGCCGCTTTCTGCAGATACAGCAGATACTCAATGTTTCCCTCCGGCCCCCGCACCGGAGAAAAAGTAAGCCCCAAAATGGAGTAGCCGTTTTGCAGCACAAAATTGGTGATTTCCGCAATGACCTCACAGTGCACCTGCGGATCGCGCACCACCCCTTTTTTACCGACTTTGCCCTTACCCGCCTCAAACTGCGGCTTAATCAGACAGACTGCCCCGCCGCCGTCTTTTAGAAAGCGGTGTGCAACCGGCAGCACCAGCTTTAAGGAAATGAACGCAACATCCACACTGAAAAAGTCCACCTGCTCCGGCACCTGTTCCGGTGTCAGGTAACGCACATTGGTGCGCTCCAGATTGACCACCCGCGGGTCTGTACGCAGTTTCCACGCAAGCTGACCGTAACCAACGTCCACCGCGTATACGCGCACGGCTCCGTTCTGCAGCATACAGTCAGAGAAGCCGCCGGTCGAGGCGCCAATGTCCATCGTAACCTTGCCGTCCAGCGAAATCGGAAATACCTCCATTGCCTTTTCCAGCTTCAGTCCGCCGCGGCTGACATAGCGCAGCCCGCCGCGCACTTCCA encodes:
- a CDS encoding TlyA family RNA methyltransferase; the protein is MRDKVRLDCLMVEQGFAESREKAKAIIMAGDVFIEHQRYDKPGTPVSRDVKLEVRGGLRYVSRGGLKLEKAMEVFPISLDGKVTMDIGASTGGFSDCMLQNGAVRVYAVDVGYGQLAWKLRTDPRVVNLERTNVRYLTPEQVPEQVDFFSVDVAFISLKLVLPVAHRFLKDGGGAVCLIKPQFEAGKGKVGKKGVVRDPQVHCEVIAEITNFVLQNGYSILGLTFSPVRGPEGNIEYLLYLQKAAEPQSVALDISALVEESHRVLNGGDKK
- a CDS encoding NAD(+)/NADH kinase, whose amino-acid sequence is MKIALLPNLEKKNAARCVAETIDRLHALGIQVWMRIANRQYGFAADCWAPDDKELFSGCDAAIAVGGDGTIIREARCAAMAGKPILGVNTGRLGFVAELEPNELHLLSHLAEGNYTIENRLLLRAEFADEQGVQRIDALNDVVIARGALSRIIDFQVGLNQTAMARYRADGLIFATPTGSTAYSLSAGGPVLDPVMRSFLLTPICPHALNSRPVVFSEEARLTVQTFLTADAKAYLSVDGDRAIPLCQGQQVTISRSPHTARLLKLKQHHFYQILNQKLGST